A single genomic interval of Malania oleifera isolate guangnan ecotype guangnan chromosome 13, ASM2987363v1, whole genome shotgun sequence harbors:
- the LOC131146691 gene encoding UPF0496 protein At3g19330, translating into MEIVLTGKLILHKFKWLEEISFLLAPLPVPILREHEKKMLQCLTFKSPSSSSANPPLPSSPLEVHNSGEDTPQSSSQASTTLNLTPEYNLAVHTSSYNEMWSKIHDPEVIREVDIGEDNDSNSDSDSNSNSDPMPQLDRLLHPSRECVQDNLCRAKSTTLTLVSTYFDQSEHASRLCLLLHRNARRARSTYGRLHRLLDTNIPLEDCPSPCPLTESQCHRAFDVFLQFDRLRNPFPSPTDSGINFHDMHRCFTQLKQQLDRRLRKSKSRISFLRRTTAGSSLCFIGTAVGIAIAAVALALHSMVALVAAGPLFSALVPSELTKKELAHIAQLDAAARGAYVLNNDLQTIDRLVARLYTAVEGDKLLVRLGLERGMDSYSIQEVAKQLRKNHLSFLLQLKDLDEHICLCFATVNRARSLLLRQIHLNS; encoded by the exons ATGGAAATTGTGTTGACTGGCAAACTTATTCTCCACAAATTCAAGTGGTTAGAAGAAATTTCTTTTCTCCTCGCCCCCCTGCCAGTTCCAATATTACGAGAGCACGAAAAAAAAATGCTGCAATGCCTCACGTTCAAATCGCCGTCATCTTCCTCGGCGAACCCTCCTTTACCTTCGTCGCCTCTGGAAG TACATAACTCGGGAGAGGACACACCGCAATCCAGCTCCCAAGCTTCCACCACCCTCAACCTCACACCGGAGTACAACCTCGCCGTCCACACTAGTTCCTACAACGAGATGTGGTCCAAGATTCACGACCCGGAAGTAATTAGGGAGGTCGACATCGGAGAAGACAATGACTCCAACTCCGACTCCGACTCCAACTCTAATTCCGACCCGATGCCGCAGCTGGATCGATTGCTCCATCCTAGCCGAGAATGCGTCCAAGACAACCTTTGCCGAGCCAAGTCCACCACCCTCACCCTCGTCTCCACCTACTTCGACCAAAGCGAGCACGCCTCTCGCCTCTGCCTCCTCCTCCACCGCAACGCCCGCCGCGCCCGCTCCACATACGGCCGCCTCCATCGCCTTCTTGACACCAACATTCCCCTCGAAGACTGCCCCTCCCCCTGCCCCCTCACCGAATCGCAATGCCATCGAGCCTTCGACGTCTTCCTCCAATTCGACCGACTCCGCAACCCCTTCCCATCCCCCACTGACTCCGGCATCAACTTCCACGACATGCACCGCTGCTTCACGCAACTCAAGCAGCAACTCGACCGCCGTCTCCGTAAGTCCAAATCTAGGATCAGCTTCCTCCGCCGCACCACTGCTGGCTCTTCACTATGTTTCATTGGCACGGCAGTTGGCATTGCCATAGCTGCGGTTGCTCTAGCGCTTCATTCCATGGTTGCCCTTGTAGCTGCCGGCCCACTGTTCTCTGCCTTGGTGCCTTCTGAGTTAACCAAGAAGGAGCTGGCCCATATTGCGCAGCTGGATGCTGCTGCGAGGGGTGCTTATGTGCTGAACAATGACCTGCAGACCATTGATCGCCTGGTGGCCCGTTTGTACACTGCTGTGGAAGGCGACAAGCTTCTGGTTCGGCTTGGATTGGAGAGAGGGATGGACAGTTATTCCATCCAAGAGGTGGCCAAGCAGCTCCGCAAGAACCACCTGAGTTTCCTCCTGCAGCTTAAGGATCTGGATGAACACATATGCCTTTGTTTTGCGACTGTCAACAGGGCGAGATCTCTTCTTCTCCGACAGATTCATCTTAATTCATAA